One Ricinus communis isolate WT05 ecotype wild-type chromosome 7, ASM1957865v1, whole genome shotgun sequence genomic region harbors:
- the LOC8289459 gene encoding transcription factor SPATULA isoform X1, whose amino-acid sequence MGDINPMYNRCSSIYSTGVVHDHDHHHRSSDDFSVFLNQILLRSSSTSLSSTMTTTTTLSFAAAAPVSMQLQESCYPHHHRSCVSTVQFGDGVNVGYFSGNVRGSSSTAANASSLSIGGGGASENETDHECDCESEEGLEALIEEVQTKAAPPRSSSKRSRAAEVHNLSEKRRRSRINEKMKALQNLIPNSNKTDKASMLDEAIEYLKQLQLQVQMLSLRNGIGLHPMCLPGVLQPTQFSQFSMGFAEENGSQHTNVAGSLPLNQEKPEQTVFDIPSQCGVSNQLSVPNMSNVIHSQTSFGMESSVRAHFGPFPLQTSSEVSLNMILMRIFMWRQMKYGHLTCFQLKEICREDVLPHQQLNAEHSERIPLAFEMPATATASHPFGKLASNLKDSNSFGACIIGRDQNECLFLKNIEHNLLGLCISITRMQTGRSAPDDDEIKIERQEILD is encoded by the exons atgggaGATATTAATCCTATGTATAATAGGTGTTCATCAATATATTCAACAGGAGTGGTTCATGATCATGATCATCATCACCGTTCATCAGATGATTTCTCAGTTTTTCTTAATCAGATTCTTCTCCGTTCTTCTTCTACTTCGCTATCTTCGACGATGACGACGACAACGACGTTGTCGTTTGCAGCAGCAGCGCCGGTTTCTATGCAGCTGCAAGAGAGTTGTTATCCTCATCATCACCGTTCATGCGTATCAACTGTACAGTTTGGTGATGGAGTGAACGTTGGCTATTTCTCTGGAAATGTGAGAGGCAGTAGTAGTACTGCGGCAAATGCATCGTCTTTGTCCattggaggaggaggagctAGTGAGAACGAGACTGATCATGAGTGTGACTGTGAAAGTGAG GAGGGTCTTGAAGCTTTGATAGAAGAGGTACAGACAAAGGCAGCTCCTCCACGCAGTTCATCCAAGAGAAGTAGGGCTGCAGAAGTTCACAATTTGTCTGAAAAG AGGAGGAGAAGTAGaataaatgagaaaatgaaagcGCTGCAGAACCTAATTCCGAATTCTAACAAG ACTGATAAGGCTTCAATGCTTGATGAAGCCATTGAATATCTCAAGCAGCTTCAGCTCCAAGTACAG ATGTTATCATTGAGAAATGGAATAGGTTTGCATCCAATGTGCTTGCCTGGAGTGCTGCAACCAACCCAGTTCTCTCAATTCAGCATGGGATTTGCTGAGGAAAATGGATCTCAGCATACTAATGTAGCAGGCAGTCTTCCTCTAAACCAAGAAAAACCAGAACAAACCGTCTTTGATATTCCAAGCCAATGTGGTGTCTCAAACCAGCTATCAGTACCCAACATGTCAAATGTAATACATTCACAAACCTCATTTGGTATGGAGTCATCTGTCCGGGCTCACTTTGGGCCCTTCCCGCTGCAAACATCTTCTGAGGTAAGTTTGAATATGATTCTTATGCGTATCTTCATGTGGAGGCAGATGAAGTATGGCCATCTCACATGCTTTCAGTTGAAGGAAATTTGCAGGGAAGATGTCTTGCCACACCAACAGCTTAACGCAGAACATTCAGAAAGGATTCCCTTGG CATTTGAAATGCCAGCAACAGCTACTGCATCACATCCCTTTGGAAAACTAGCATCTAATTTAAAAGACAGCAACTCCTTCGGAGCATGCATAATTGGAAGGGATCAAAATGAATGCTTATTCTTAAAGAACATAGAACATAATCTT CTTGGCTTATGCATTTCAATTACCAGGATGCAAACAGGACGAAGTGCTCCGGATGATGACGAAATTAAGATAGAAAGACAGGAGATCCTGGACTGA
- the LOC8289459 gene encoding transcription factor SPATULA isoform X5, whose amino-acid sequence MGDINPMYNRCSSIYSTGVVHDHDHHHRSSDDFSVFLNQILLRSSSTSLSSTMTTTTTLSFAAAAPVSMQLQESCYPHHHRSCVSTVQFGDGVNVGYFSGNVRGSSSTAANASSLSIGGGGASENETDHECDCESEEGLEALIEEVQTKAAPPRSSSKRSRAAEVHNLSEKRRRSRINEKMKALQNLIPNSNKTDKASMLDEAIEYLKQLQLQVQMLSLRNGIGLHPMCLPGVLQPTQFSQFSMGFAEENGSQHTNVAGSLPLNQEKPEQTVFDIPSQCGVSNQLSVPNMSNVIHSQTSFGMESSVRAHFGPFPLQTSSEEICREDVLPHQQLNAEHSERIPLAFEMPATATASHPFGKLASNLKDSNSFGACIIGRDQNECLFLKNIEHNLLGLCISITRMQTGRSAPDDDEIKIERQEILD is encoded by the exons atgggaGATATTAATCCTATGTATAATAGGTGTTCATCAATATATTCAACAGGAGTGGTTCATGATCATGATCATCATCACCGTTCATCAGATGATTTCTCAGTTTTTCTTAATCAGATTCTTCTCCGTTCTTCTTCTACTTCGCTATCTTCGACGATGACGACGACAACGACGTTGTCGTTTGCAGCAGCAGCGCCGGTTTCTATGCAGCTGCAAGAGAGTTGTTATCCTCATCATCACCGTTCATGCGTATCAACTGTACAGTTTGGTGATGGAGTGAACGTTGGCTATTTCTCTGGAAATGTGAGAGGCAGTAGTAGTACTGCGGCAAATGCATCGTCTTTGTCCattggaggaggaggagctAGTGAGAACGAGACTGATCATGAGTGTGACTGTGAAAGTGAG GAGGGTCTTGAAGCTTTGATAGAAGAGGTACAGACAAAGGCAGCTCCTCCACGCAGTTCATCCAAGAGAAGTAGGGCTGCAGAAGTTCACAATTTGTCTGAAAAG AGGAGGAGAAGTAGaataaatgagaaaatgaaagcGCTGCAGAACCTAATTCCGAATTCTAACAAG ACTGATAAGGCTTCAATGCTTGATGAAGCCATTGAATATCTCAAGCAGCTTCAGCTCCAAGTACAG ATGTTATCATTGAGAAATGGAATAGGTTTGCATCCAATGTGCTTGCCTGGAGTGCTGCAACCAACCCAGTTCTCTCAATTCAGCATGGGATTTGCTGAGGAAAATGGATCTCAGCATACTAATGTAGCAGGCAGTCTTCCTCTAAACCAAGAAAAACCAGAACAAACCGTCTTTGATATTCCAAGCCAATGTGGTGTCTCAAACCAGCTATCAGTACCCAACATGTCAAATGTAATACATTCACAAACCTCATTTGGTATGGAGTCATCTGTCCGGGCTCACTTTGGGCCCTTCCCGCTGCAAACATCTTCTGAG GAAATTTGCAGGGAAGATGTCTTGCCACACCAACAGCTTAACGCAGAACATTCAGAAAGGATTCCCTTGG CATTTGAAATGCCAGCAACAGCTACTGCATCACATCCCTTTGGAAAACTAGCATCTAATTTAAAAGACAGCAACTCCTTCGGAGCATGCATAATTGGAAGGGATCAAAATGAATGCTTATTCTTAAAGAACATAGAACATAATCTT CTTGGCTTATGCATTTCAATTACCAGGATGCAAACAGGACGAAGTGCTCCGGATGATGACGAAATTAAGATAGAAAGACAGGAGATCCTGGACTGA
- the LOC8289459 gene encoding transcription factor SPATULA isoform X4, producing the protein MGDINPMYNRCSSIYSTGVVHDHDHHHRSSDDFSVFLNQILLRSSSTSLSSTMTTTTTLSFAAAAPVSMQLQESCYPHHHRSCVSTVQFGDGVNVGYFSGNVRGSSSTAANASSLSIGGGGASENETDHECDCESEEGLEALIEEVQTKAAPPRSSSKRSRAAEVHNLSEKRRRSRINEKMKALQNLIPNSNKTDKASMLDEAIEYLKQLQLQVQMLSLRNGIGLHPMCLPGVLQPTQFSQFSMGFAEENGSQHTNVAGSLPLNQEKPEQTVFDIPSQCGVSNQLSVPNMSNVIHSQTSFGMESSVRAHFGPFPLQTSSELKEICREDVLPHQQLNAEHSERIPLAFEMPATATASHPFGKLASNLKDSNSFGACIIGRDQNECLFLKNIEHNLLGLCISITRMQTGRSAPDDDEIKIERQEILD; encoded by the exons atgggaGATATTAATCCTATGTATAATAGGTGTTCATCAATATATTCAACAGGAGTGGTTCATGATCATGATCATCATCACCGTTCATCAGATGATTTCTCAGTTTTTCTTAATCAGATTCTTCTCCGTTCTTCTTCTACTTCGCTATCTTCGACGATGACGACGACAACGACGTTGTCGTTTGCAGCAGCAGCGCCGGTTTCTATGCAGCTGCAAGAGAGTTGTTATCCTCATCATCACCGTTCATGCGTATCAACTGTACAGTTTGGTGATGGAGTGAACGTTGGCTATTTCTCTGGAAATGTGAGAGGCAGTAGTAGTACTGCGGCAAATGCATCGTCTTTGTCCattggaggaggaggagctAGTGAGAACGAGACTGATCATGAGTGTGACTGTGAAAGTGAG GAGGGTCTTGAAGCTTTGATAGAAGAGGTACAGACAAAGGCAGCTCCTCCACGCAGTTCATCCAAGAGAAGTAGGGCTGCAGAAGTTCACAATTTGTCTGAAAAG AGGAGGAGAAGTAGaataaatgagaaaatgaaagcGCTGCAGAACCTAATTCCGAATTCTAACAAG ACTGATAAGGCTTCAATGCTTGATGAAGCCATTGAATATCTCAAGCAGCTTCAGCTCCAAGTACAG ATGTTATCATTGAGAAATGGAATAGGTTTGCATCCAATGTGCTTGCCTGGAGTGCTGCAACCAACCCAGTTCTCTCAATTCAGCATGGGATTTGCTGAGGAAAATGGATCTCAGCATACTAATGTAGCAGGCAGTCTTCCTCTAAACCAAGAAAAACCAGAACAAACCGTCTTTGATATTCCAAGCCAATGTGGTGTCTCAAACCAGCTATCAGTACCCAACATGTCAAATGTAATACATTCACAAACCTCATTTGGTATGGAGTCATCTGTCCGGGCTCACTTTGGGCCCTTCCCGCTGCAAACATCTTCTGAG TTGAAGGAAATTTGCAGGGAAGATGTCTTGCCACACCAACAGCTTAACGCAGAACATTCAGAAAGGATTCCCTTGG CATTTGAAATGCCAGCAACAGCTACTGCATCACATCCCTTTGGAAAACTAGCATCTAATTTAAAAGACAGCAACTCCTTCGGAGCATGCATAATTGGAAGGGATCAAAATGAATGCTTATTCTTAAAGAACATAGAACATAATCTT CTTGGCTTATGCATTTCAATTACCAGGATGCAAACAGGACGAAGTGCTCCGGATGATGACGAAATTAAGATAGAAAGACAGGAGATCCTGGACTGA
- the LOC8289459 gene encoding transcription factor SPATULA isoform X2 produces MGDINPMYNRCSSIYSTGVVHDHDHHHRSSDDFSVFLNQILLRSSSTSLSSTMTTTTTLSFAAAAPVSMQLQESCYPHHHRSCVSTVQFGDGVNVGYFSGNVRGSSSTAANASSLSIGGGGASENETDHECDCESEEGLEALIEEVQTKAAPPRSSSKRSRAAEVHNLSEKRRRSRINEKMKALQNLIPNSNKTDKASMLDEAIEYLKQLQLQVQMLSLRNGIGLHPMCLPGVLQPTQFSQFSMGFAEENGSQHTNVAGSLPLNQEKPEQTVFDIPSQCGVSNQLSVPNMSNVIHSQTSFGMESSVRAHFGPFPLQTSSEVSLNMILMRIFMWRQMKYGHLTCFQLKEICREDVLPHQQLNAEHSERIPLAFEMPATATASHPFGKLASNLKDSNSFGACIIGRDQNECLFLKNIEHNLVIFSNLQGMQTGRSAPDDDEIKIERQEILD; encoded by the exons atgggaGATATTAATCCTATGTATAATAGGTGTTCATCAATATATTCAACAGGAGTGGTTCATGATCATGATCATCATCACCGTTCATCAGATGATTTCTCAGTTTTTCTTAATCAGATTCTTCTCCGTTCTTCTTCTACTTCGCTATCTTCGACGATGACGACGACAACGACGTTGTCGTTTGCAGCAGCAGCGCCGGTTTCTATGCAGCTGCAAGAGAGTTGTTATCCTCATCATCACCGTTCATGCGTATCAACTGTACAGTTTGGTGATGGAGTGAACGTTGGCTATTTCTCTGGAAATGTGAGAGGCAGTAGTAGTACTGCGGCAAATGCATCGTCTTTGTCCattggaggaggaggagctAGTGAGAACGAGACTGATCATGAGTGTGACTGTGAAAGTGAG GAGGGTCTTGAAGCTTTGATAGAAGAGGTACAGACAAAGGCAGCTCCTCCACGCAGTTCATCCAAGAGAAGTAGGGCTGCAGAAGTTCACAATTTGTCTGAAAAG AGGAGGAGAAGTAGaataaatgagaaaatgaaagcGCTGCAGAACCTAATTCCGAATTCTAACAAG ACTGATAAGGCTTCAATGCTTGATGAAGCCATTGAATATCTCAAGCAGCTTCAGCTCCAAGTACAG ATGTTATCATTGAGAAATGGAATAGGTTTGCATCCAATGTGCTTGCCTGGAGTGCTGCAACCAACCCAGTTCTCTCAATTCAGCATGGGATTTGCTGAGGAAAATGGATCTCAGCATACTAATGTAGCAGGCAGTCTTCCTCTAAACCAAGAAAAACCAGAACAAACCGTCTTTGATATTCCAAGCCAATGTGGTGTCTCAAACCAGCTATCAGTACCCAACATGTCAAATGTAATACATTCACAAACCTCATTTGGTATGGAGTCATCTGTCCGGGCTCACTTTGGGCCCTTCCCGCTGCAAACATCTTCTGAGGTAAGTTTGAATATGATTCTTATGCGTATCTTCATGTGGAGGCAGATGAAGTATGGCCATCTCACATGCTTTCAGTTGAAGGAAATTTGCAGGGAAGATGTCTTGCCACACCAACAGCTTAACGCAGAACATTCAGAAAGGATTCCCTTGG CATTTGAAATGCCAGCAACAGCTACTGCATCACATCCCTTTGGAAAACTAGCATCTAATTTAAAAGACAGCAACTCCTTCGGAGCATGCATAATTGGAAGGGATCAAAATGAATGCTTATTCTTAAAGAACATAGAACATAATCTTgtaattttctcaaacttaCAAGG GATGCAAACAGGACGAAGTGCTCCGGATGATGACGAAATTAAGATAGAAAGACAGGAGATCCTGGACTGA
- the LOC8289459 gene encoding transcription factor SPATULA isoform X7 — protein MGDINPMYNRCSSIYSTGVVHDHDHHHRSSDDFSVFLNQILLRSSSTSLSSTMTTTTTLSFAAAAPVSMQLQESCYPHHHRSCVSTVQFGDGVNVGYFSGNVRGSSSTAANASSLSIGGGGASENETDHECDCESEEGLEALIEEVQTKAAPPRSSSKRSRAAEVHNLSEKRRRSRINEKMKALQNLIPNSNKTDKASMLDEAIEYLKQLQLQVQMLSLRNGIGLHPMCLPGVLQPTQFSQFSMGFAEENGSQHTNVAGSLPLNQEKPEQTVFDIPSQCGVSNQLSVPNMSNVIHSQTSFGMESSVRAHFGPFPLQTSSEVSLNMILMRIFMWRQMKYGHLTCFQLKEICREDVLPHQQLNAEHSERIPLGCKQDEVLRMMTKLR, from the exons atgggaGATATTAATCCTATGTATAATAGGTGTTCATCAATATATTCAACAGGAGTGGTTCATGATCATGATCATCATCACCGTTCATCAGATGATTTCTCAGTTTTTCTTAATCAGATTCTTCTCCGTTCTTCTTCTACTTCGCTATCTTCGACGATGACGACGACAACGACGTTGTCGTTTGCAGCAGCAGCGCCGGTTTCTATGCAGCTGCAAGAGAGTTGTTATCCTCATCATCACCGTTCATGCGTATCAACTGTACAGTTTGGTGATGGAGTGAACGTTGGCTATTTCTCTGGAAATGTGAGAGGCAGTAGTAGTACTGCGGCAAATGCATCGTCTTTGTCCattggaggaggaggagctAGTGAGAACGAGACTGATCATGAGTGTGACTGTGAAAGTGAG GAGGGTCTTGAAGCTTTGATAGAAGAGGTACAGACAAAGGCAGCTCCTCCACGCAGTTCATCCAAGAGAAGTAGGGCTGCAGAAGTTCACAATTTGTCTGAAAAG AGGAGGAGAAGTAGaataaatgagaaaatgaaagcGCTGCAGAACCTAATTCCGAATTCTAACAAG ACTGATAAGGCTTCAATGCTTGATGAAGCCATTGAATATCTCAAGCAGCTTCAGCTCCAAGTACAG ATGTTATCATTGAGAAATGGAATAGGTTTGCATCCAATGTGCTTGCCTGGAGTGCTGCAACCAACCCAGTTCTCTCAATTCAGCATGGGATTTGCTGAGGAAAATGGATCTCAGCATACTAATGTAGCAGGCAGTCTTCCTCTAAACCAAGAAAAACCAGAACAAACCGTCTTTGATATTCCAAGCCAATGTGGTGTCTCAAACCAGCTATCAGTACCCAACATGTCAAATGTAATACATTCACAAACCTCATTTGGTATGGAGTCATCTGTCCGGGCTCACTTTGGGCCCTTCCCGCTGCAAACATCTTCTGAGGTAAGTTTGAATATGATTCTTATGCGTATCTTCATGTGGAGGCAGATGAAGTATGGCCATCTCACATGCTTTCAGTTGAAGGAAATTTGCAGGGAAGATGTCTTGCCACACCAACAGCTTAACGCAGAACATTCAGAAAGGATTCCCTTGG GATGCAAACAGGACGAAGTGCTCCGGATGATGACGAAATTAAGATAG
- the LOC8289459 gene encoding transcription factor SPATULA isoform X11 translates to MGDINPMYNRCSSIYSTGVVHDHDHHHRSSDDFSVFLNQILLRSSSTSLSSTMTTTTTLSFAAAAPVSMQLQESCYPHHHRSCVSTVQFGDGVNVGYFSGNVRGSSSTAANASSLSIGGGGASENETDHECDCESEEGLEALIEEVQTKAAPPRSSSKRSRAAEVHNLSEKRRRSRINEKMKALQNLIPNSNKTDKASMLDEAIEYLKQLQLQVQMLSLRNGIGLHPMCLPGVLQPTQFSQFSMGFAEENGSQHTNVAGSLPLNQEKPEQTVFDIPSQCGVSNQLSVPNMSNVIHSQTSFGMESSVRAHFGPFPLQTSSEEICREDVLPHQQLNAEHSERIPLGCKQDEVLRMMTKLR, encoded by the exons atgggaGATATTAATCCTATGTATAATAGGTGTTCATCAATATATTCAACAGGAGTGGTTCATGATCATGATCATCATCACCGTTCATCAGATGATTTCTCAGTTTTTCTTAATCAGATTCTTCTCCGTTCTTCTTCTACTTCGCTATCTTCGACGATGACGACGACAACGACGTTGTCGTTTGCAGCAGCAGCGCCGGTTTCTATGCAGCTGCAAGAGAGTTGTTATCCTCATCATCACCGTTCATGCGTATCAACTGTACAGTTTGGTGATGGAGTGAACGTTGGCTATTTCTCTGGAAATGTGAGAGGCAGTAGTAGTACTGCGGCAAATGCATCGTCTTTGTCCattggaggaggaggagctAGTGAGAACGAGACTGATCATGAGTGTGACTGTGAAAGTGAG GAGGGTCTTGAAGCTTTGATAGAAGAGGTACAGACAAAGGCAGCTCCTCCACGCAGTTCATCCAAGAGAAGTAGGGCTGCAGAAGTTCACAATTTGTCTGAAAAG AGGAGGAGAAGTAGaataaatgagaaaatgaaagcGCTGCAGAACCTAATTCCGAATTCTAACAAG ACTGATAAGGCTTCAATGCTTGATGAAGCCATTGAATATCTCAAGCAGCTTCAGCTCCAAGTACAG ATGTTATCATTGAGAAATGGAATAGGTTTGCATCCAATGTGCTTGCCTGGAGTGCTGCAACCAACCCAGTTCTCTCAATTCAGCATGGGATTTGCTGAGGAAAATGGATCTCAGCATACTAATGTAGCAGGCAGTCTTCCTCTAAACCAAGAAAAACCAGAACAAACCGTCTTTGATATTCCAAGCCAATGTGGTGTCTCAAACCAGCTATCAGTACCCAACATGTCAAATGTAATACATTCACAAACCTCATTTGGTATGGAGTCATCTGTCCGGGCTCACTTTGGGCCCTTCCCGCTGCAAACATCTTCTGAG GAAATTTGCAGGGAAGATGTCTTGCCACACCAACAGCTTAACGCAGAACATTCAGAAAGGATTCCCTTGG GATGCAAACAGGACGAAGTGCTCCGGATGATGACGAAATTAAGATAG
- the LOC8289459 gene encoding transcription factor SPATULA isoform X10, with product MGDINPMYNRCSSIYSTGVVHDHDHHHRSSDDFSVFLNQILLRSSSTSLSSTMTTTTTLSFAAAAPVSMQLQESCYPHHHRSCVSTVQFGDGVNVGYFSGNVRGSSSTAANASSLSIGGGGASENETDHECDCESEEGLEALIEEVQTKAAPPRSSSKRSRAAEVHNLSEKRRRSRINEKMKALQNLIPNSNKTDKASMLDEAIEYLKQLQLQVQMLSLRNGIGLHPMCLPGVLQPTQFSQFSMGFAEENGSQHTNVAGSLPLNQEKPEQTVFDIPSQCGVSNQLSVPNMSNVIHSQTSFGMESSVRAHFGPFPLQTSSELKEICREDVLPHQQLNAEHSERIPLGCKQDEVLRMMTKLR from the exons atgggaGATATTAATCCTATGTATAATAGGTGTTCATCAATATATTCAACAGGAGTGGTTCATGATCATGATCATCATCACCGTTCATCAGATGATTTCTCAGTTTTTCTTAATCAGATTCTTCTCCGTTCTTCTTCTACTTCGCTATCTTCGACGATGACGACGACAACGACGTTGTCGTTTGCAGCAGCAGCGCCGGTTTCTATGCAGCTGCAAGAGAGTTGTTATCCTCATCATCACCGTTCATGCGTATCAACTGTACAGTTTGGTGATGGAGTGAACGTTGGCTATTTCTCTGGAAATGTGAGAGGCAGTAGTAGTACTGCGGCAAATGCATCGTCTTTGTCCattggaggaggaggagctAGTGAGAACGAGACTGATCATGAGTGTGACTGTGAAAGTGAG GAGGGTCTTGAAGCTTTGATAGAAGAGGTACAGACAAAGGCAGCTCCTCCACGCAGTTCATCCAAGAGAAGTAGGGCTGCAGAAGTTCACAATTTGTCTGAAAAG AGGAGGAGAAGTAGaataaatgagaaaatgaaagcGCTGCAGAACCTAATTCCGAATTCTAACAAG ACTGATAAGGCTTCAATGCTTGATGAAGCCATTGAATATCTCAAGCAGCTTCAGCTCCAAGTACAG ATGTTATCATTGAGAAATGGAATAGGTTTGCATCCAATGTGCTTGCCTGGAGTGCTGCAACCAACCCAGTTCTCTCAATTCAGCATGGGATTTGCTGAGGAAAATGGATCTCAGCATACTAATGTAGCAGGCAGTCTTCCTCTAAACCAAGAAAAACCAGAACAAACCGTCTTTGATATTCCAAGCCAATGTGGTGTCTCAAACCAGCTATCAGTACCCAACATGTCAAATGTAATACATTCACAAACCTCATTTGGTATGGAGTCATCTGTCCGGGCTCACTTTGGGCCCTTCCCGCTGCAAACATCTTCTGAG TTGAAGGAAATTTGCAGGGAAGATGTCTTGCCACACCAACAGCTTAACGCAGAACATTCAGAAAGGATTCCCTTGG GATGCAAACAGGACGAAGTGCTCCGGATGATGACGAAATTAAGATAG
- the LOC8289459 gene encoding transcription factor SPATULA isoform X3, with translation MGDINPMYNRCSSIYSTGVVHDHDHHHRSSDDFSVFLNQILLRSSSTSLSSTMTTTTTLSFAAAAPVSMQLQESCYPHHHRSCVSTVQFGDGVNVGYFSGNVRGSSSTAANASSLSIGGGGASENETDHECDCESEEGLEALIEEVQTKAAPPRSSSKRSRAAEVHNLSEKRRRSRINEKMKALQNLIPNSNKTDKASMLDEAIEYLKQLQLQVQMLSLRNGIGLHPMCLPGVLQPTQFSQFSMGFAEENGSQHTNVAGSLPLNQEKPEQTVFDIPSQCGVSNQLSVPNMSNVIHSQTSFGMESSVRAHFGPFPLQTSSEVSLNMILMRIFMWRQMKYGHLTCFQLKEICREDVLPHQQLNAEHSERIPLAFEMPATATASHPFGKLASNLKDSNSFGACIIGRDQNECLFLKNIEHNLDANRTKCSG, from the exons atgggaGATATTAATCCTATGTATAATAGGTGTTCATCAATATATTCAACAGGAGTGGTTCATGATCATGATCATCATCACCGTTCATCAGATGATTTCTCAGTTTTTCTTAATCAGATTCTTCTCCGTTCTTCTTCTACTTCGCTATCTTCGACGATGACGACGACAACGACGTTGTCGTTTGCAGCAGCAGCGCCGGTTTCTATGCAGCTGCAAGAGAGTTGTTATCCTCATCATCACCGTTCATGCGTATCAACTGTACAGTTTGGTGATGGAGTGAACGTTGGCTATTTCTCTGGAAATGTGAGAGGCAGTAGTAGTACTGCGGCAAATGCATCGTCTTTGTCCattggaggaggaggagctAGTGAGAACGAGACTGATCATGAGTGTGACTGTGAAAGTGAG GAGGGTCTTGAAGCTTTGATAGAAGAGGTACAGACAAAGGCAGCTCCTCCACGCAGTTCATCCAAGAGAAGTAGGGCTGCAGAAGTTCACAATTTGTCTGAAAAG AGGAGGAGAAGTAGaataaatgagaaaatgaaagcGCTGCAGAACCTAATTCCGAATTCTAACAAG ACTGATAAGGCTTCAATGCTTGATGAAGCCATTGAATATCTCAAGCAGCTTCAGCTCCAAGTACAG ATGTTATCATTGAGAAATGGAATAGGTTTGCATCCAATGTGCTTGCCTGGAGTGCTGCAACCAACCCAGTTCTCTCAATTCAGCATGGGATTTGCTGAGGAAAATGGATCTCAGCATACTAATGTAGCAGGCAGTCTTCCTCTAAACCAAGAAAAACCAGAACAAACCGTCTTTGATATTCCAAGCCAATGTGGTGTCTCAAACCAGCTATCAGTACCCAACATGTCAAATGTAATACATTCACAAACCTCATTTGGTATGGAGTCATCTGTCCGGGCTCACTTTGGGCCCTTCCCGCTGCAAACATCTTCTGAGGTAAGTTTGAATATGATTCTTATGCGTATCTTCATGTGGAGGCAGATGAAGTATGGCCATCTCACATGCTTTCAGTTGAAGGAAATTTGCAGGGAAGATGTCTTGCCACACCAACAGCTTAACGCAGAACATTCAGAAAGGATTCCCTTGG CATTTGAAATGCCAGCAACAGCTACTGCATCACATCCCTTTGGAAAACTAGCATCTAATTTAAAAGACAGCAACTCCTTCGGAGCATGCATAATTGGAAGGGATCAAAATGAATGCTTATTCTTAAAGAACATAGAACATAATCTT GATGCAAACAGGACGAAGTGCTCCGGATGA